One genomic window of Sphingopyxis sp. OPL5 includes the following:
- a CDS encoding AMP nucleosidase encodes MTSSSQNQNIADPAALVEGIIAELQDKFRTSVSNLKSAIAAYVRDGTLPPADAAATGLFDYPALRLVTTGEQREGQTAHNLAFGQFERAGEFVTTVTRPDLFADYLRDQLNLLVRHYDVELSVTRTGQQIPFPYVLDASDGSDMGRVTPLELARHFPTTELADIGDELADGLFGSDPAAPQALALFDALRTDFSLARLRHYTGTAPEHFQRYILFTNYHRYVDEFVSWAGAQVGQGRYTALAGAAGLYVDQPGVNASALVADSAWRRHQMPAYHLIAPDGGGITLVNIGVGPSNAKTICDHLAVLRPEAWLMIGHCGGLRPSQRIGDYVLAHAYLRDDHILDAVLPPEIPIPPIAEVQQALASAAEAVSGTSGADLKKRMRTGTVVTTDDRNWELRYTDSALRFSQSRAIGIDMESATIAAQGYRFRVPYGTLLCVSDKPLHGELKLPGQANRFYEEAIAAHLQIGIRACETMRDEGAKLHSRKLRAFNEPPFR; translated from the coding sequence ATGACATCCTCATCGCAAAACCAGAACATCGCCGATCCCGCCGCCCTCGTCGAAGGGATCATCGCCGAGCTCCAGGACAAGTTCCGCACCTCGGTCTCCAATCTCAAATCGGCGATCGCCGCCTATGTCCGCGACGGCACGCTGCCGCCGGCCGATGCCGCCGCGACCGGGCTGTTCGACTATCCGGCGCTCCGCCTCGTCACGACCGGCGAACAGCGCGAGGGGCAGACCGCGCATAATCTGGCCTTCGGCCAGTTCGAGCGCGCGGGCGAGTTCGTCACCACGGTCACCCGCCCCGACCTGTTCGCCGATTATCTGCGCGACCAGCTCAACCTGCTCGTCCGCCATTATGACGTAGAGTTGTCGGTGACGCGCACCGGGCAGCAAATCCCCTTTCCCTATGTGCTCGACGCCAGCGACGGGTCGGACATGGGGCGCGTCACCCCGCTCGAACTCGCACGTCACTTCCCGACCACCGAGCTCGCCGACATCGGCGACGAGCTTGCCGACGGGCTGTTCGGCAGCGACCCCGCGGCGCCGCAGGCGCTCGCGCTGTTCGACGCGCTGCGCACCGACTTCTCCCTCGCGCGCCTCCGCCATTACACCGGCACCGCGCCCGAGCATTTCCAGCGCTACATCCTGTTCACCAACTACCACCGCTATGTCGACGAGTTCGTCTCCTGGGCGGGGGCGCAGGTCGGCCAGGGCCGCTACACCGCGCTCGCCGGCGCCGCGGGCCTCTATGTCGACCAGCCCGGGGTCAACGCGAGCGCGCTCGTCGCCGACAGCGCCTGGCGCCGGCACCAGATGCCCGCCTATCATCTCATCGCCCCGGACGGCGGCGGCATCACCCTCGTCAACATCGGCGTCGGCCCGTCGAACGCCAAGACGATCTGCGACCATCTCGCGGTGCTGCGCCCCGAGGCCTGGCTGATGATCGGCCATTGCGGCGGGCTGCGCCCCAGCCAGCGCATCGGCGACTATGTCCTCGCCCACGCCTATCTGCGCGACGATCATATCCTCGACGCGGTCCTGCCCCCCGAAATCCCGATTCCGCCGATCGCCGAAGTGCAACAGGCGCTCGCCAGCGCCGCCGAAGCCGTATCCGGCACCAGCGGCGCCGACCTGAAAAAACGCATGCGCACCGGCACTGTCGTCACCACCGACGACCGCAACTGGGAGCTGCGCTACACCGACAGCGCGCTGCGCTTCTCGCAGTCGCGCGCGATTGGTATCGACATGGAAAGCGCGACGATCGCGGCGCAGGGCTACCGCTTCCGCGTCCCCTATGGCACCCTGCTCTGCGTCAGCGACAAGCCGCTCCACGGCGAGCTCAAGCTGCCCGGCCAGGCGAACCGCTTCTATGAAGAAGCGATCGCCGCGCATCTCCAGATCGGTATCCGCGCCTGCGAGACGATGCGCGACGAGGGCGCCAAGCTCCACAGCCGCAAACTCCGCGCCTTCAACGAACCGCCCTTCCGGTGA
- a CDS encoding peroxiredoxin has translation MTIQTGDKLPETTLVKVTEGGPERVSTADYFKGRKVALFSVPGAFTPTCSAKHLPGFVEKAEELKAKGIDEIVCTAVNDAFVMGAWGKNGDAGGSVTMLADGNGDFAEAVGLTMDGQAFGMGKRGQRFSMIVNDGVVEQLNVEAPGEFKVSSADHMLEQL, from the coding sequence ATGACGATCCAGACCGGAGACAAGCTGCCCGAAACGACGCTGGTCAAGGTGACCGAAGGCGGACCCGAACGGGTCAGCACCGCCGATTATTTCAAGGGCCGCAAGGTCGCGCTCTTCTCGGTACCCGGCGCCTTCACCCCGACCTGTTCGGCCAAGCACCTGCCGGGCTTCGTCGAAAAGGCCGAGGAACTGAAGGCCAAGGGCATCGACGAGATCGTCTGCACCGCGGTCAACGACGCCTTCGTCATGGGCGCCTGGGGCAAGAATGGCGACGCCGGCGGCTCGGTCACCATGCTCGCCGACGGCAATGGCGATTTCGCCGAAGCGGTCGGCCTCACCATGGACGGCCAGGCCTTTGGCATGGGCAAGCGCGGCCAGCGCTTCTCGATGATCGTCAACGACGGCGTCGTCGAACAGCTCAACGTCGAAGCCCCCGGCGAATTCAAGGTGTCGAGCGCCGACCATATGCTCGAGCAGCTCTGA
- a CDS encoding YqgE/AlgH family protein, producing METAPPWFTGQLLLALPGIGDPRFEHMVIAMISHDEEGAMGIGISDPIAGMTVGAVLDQLEIAHDGDPLDQPVFLGGPVEQSRGFVLHSKDWGGEGAIEVAGRWTISSSHDILRAIGEGRGPSRWLVALGYAGWAGGQLEDEMVRHGWHVTPGSDALLFDTPPEKRWQAAFAEAGIDARLLTTEGGEA from the coding sequence ATGGAAACGGCTCCCCCCTGGTTCACCGGCCAGCTGCTCCTCGCGCTGCCCGGCATCGGCGACCCCCGCTTCGAGCATATGGTGATCGCGATGATCAGCCATGACGAAGAGGGCGCGATGGGTATCGGCATATCGGACCCGATCGCGGGCATGACGGTGGGCGCGGTGCTCGACCAGCTCGAGATCGCGCACGATGGCGACCCGCTCGACCAGCCGGTGTTCCTCGGCGGCCCGGTGGAACAGTCGCGCGGTTTCGTTCTGCACAGCAAGGACTGGGGCGGCGAGGGCGCCATCGAGGTCGCGGGGCGCTGGACGATATCGAGCTCGCACGACATTTTGCGCGCGATCGGCGAAGGCCGCGGCCCGTCGCGCTGGCTGGTCGCGCTGGGCTATGCCGGATGGGCGGGCGGCCAGCTCGAGGACGAGATGGTGCGCCACGGCTGGCATGTGACGCCGGGCAGCGACGCCTTGCTGTTCGACACGCCGCCCGAAAAGCGCTGGCAGGCGGCCTTTGCGGAGGCCGGGATCGATGCGCGCCTGCTGACGACCGAGGGCGGCGAGGCGTAA
- the ahcY gene encoding adenosylhomocysteinase — MATLAADTRDYVVADIELADFGRKEINIAETEMPGLMALRSEFGASQPLKGAKIVGSLHMTIQTAVLIETLTALGAEVRWATCNIFSTQDHAAAAIAASGVPVFAVKGESLADYWDYVGRIFDWGVEDGTTCNLILDDGGDATMFALWGAKLEAGQAMPAPENEEEIEMQRALKAFVAANPGYLTKTVKAIKGVSEETTTGVHRLYHIAKKGELPFPAINVNDSVTKSKFDNLYGCKESLVDAIRRGTDVMLAGKVATVAGFGDVGKGSAQSLRNGGARVLVTEIDPICALQAAMEGFEVVTMDEAVKRSDIFVTATGNADVITAEHMAGMKNMAIVCNIGHFDSEIQIAALANYKWTEVKPQVDLVEFPDGKQIIILSKGRLVNLGNATGHPSFVMSASFTNQTLAQIELWTRSEQYKNDVYVLPKHLDEKVAALHLEKLGVKLSQLSQKQADYIGVPVEGPFKPDHYRY, encoded by the coding sequence ATGGCCACTCTCGCCGCCGACACCCGTGACTATGTGGTCGCCGACATCGAACTTGCCGATTTCGGGCGCAAGGAAATCAACATCGCCGAAACCGAAATGCCGGGCCTGATGGCGCTGCGCAGCGAATTCGGTGCGTCGCAGCCGCTGAAGGGTGCGAAAATCGTCGGGTCGCTGCACATGACGATCCAGACCGCAGTGCTGATCGAGACGCTGACCGCGCTCGGCGCCGAGGTCCGCTGGGCGACGTGCAACATCTTCTCGACCCAGGACCATGCCGCCGCCGCGATCGCCGCGTCGGGCGTGCCGGTGTTCGCGGTGAAAGGCGAAAGCCTCGCCGACTATTGGGACTATGTCGGCCGCATCTTCGACTGGGGCGTGGAAGACGGCACGACCTGCAATCTGATCCTCGACGATGGCGGCGACGCCACGATGTTCGCGCTGTGGGGCGCGAAGCTCGAAGCCGGGCAGGCGATGCCGGCGCCGGAGAATGAAGAAGAGATTGAAATGCAGCGCGCGCTGAAGGCGTTCGTTGCCGCCAACCCGGGCTACCTGACGAAGACGGTCAAGGCGATCAAGGGCGTGTCGGAAGAAACGACGACCGGCGTCCACCGCCTGTACCACATCGCCAAGAAGGGCGAGCTGCCCTTCCCCGCGATCAACGTCAACGACAGCGTCACCAAGTCGAAGTTCGACAACCTCTATGGCTGCAAGGAATCGCTGGTCGACGCGATCCGTCGCGGCACCGACGTGATGCTCGCGGGCAAGGTCGCCACCGTCGCCGGCTTCGGCGACGTCGGCAAGGGCTCGGCGCAGTCGCTCCGCAACGGCGGCGCGCGCGTCCTCGTCACCGAAATCGACCCGATCTGCGCGCTGCAGGCGGCGATGGAAGGTTTCGAGGTCGTGACGATGGACGAAGCCGTCAAGCGTTCGGACATCTTCGTCACCGCGACCGGCAACGCCGACGTCATCACCGCCGAGCATATGGCGGGCATGAAGAATATGGCGATCGTCTGCAACATCGGCCACTTCGACAGCGAGATCCAGATCGCGGCGCTCGCCAACTACAAGTGGACCGAAGTCAAGCCGCAGGTCGACCTCGTCGAATTCCCCGACGGCAAGCAGATCATCATCCTGTCGAAGGGGCGCCTCGTGAACCTCGGCAATGCGACCGGCCACCCGTCGTTCGTGATGTCGGCGAGCTTCACCAACCAGACGCTGGCGCAGATCGAACTGTGGACGCGCAGCGAGCAGTATAAGAACGACGTCTATGTCCTGCCCAAGCATCTCGACGAAAAGGTCGCGGCGCTGCACCTCGAAAAGCTGGGCGTGAAGCTCAGCCAGCTGAGCCAGAAGCAGGCCGACTATATCGGCGTGCCGGTCGAAGGTCCGTTCAAGCCCGATCATTATCGCTATTGA